In Mercenaria mercenaria strain notata chromosome 15, MADL_Memer_1, whole genome shotgun sequence, a single genomic region encodes these proteins:
- the LOC128548984 gene encoding uncharacterized protein LOC128548984 produces MSNACVVSEHGLNEFNKKYFTEKVADIKVRMDDNMDYDITNEARKRKFDILKIDNDFKENNRCSGHYDENDEFTDYGFSEKVDRSRGRPRMQHPTKVYGEITRPWTPVFALLEHKYIDKKVNNCEITM; encoded by the exons ATGAGCAACGCGTGTGTTGTTTCGGAACATGGACTTAatgaattcaataaaaaatattttactgagaAAGTAGCAGACATAAAAGTTAGAATGGATGACAACATGGATTATGATATAACTAATGAGGCTAGAAAGCGAAAGTTTGACATACTGAAAAttgacaatgattttaaagaaaataacagGTGCAGTGGTCATTATGATGAAAATGATGAATTCACCGACTATGGCTTCTCTGAGAAAGTTGACAGAAGTAGAGGGCGGCCAAGAATGCAACATCCAACAAAGGTTTATGGTGAGATTACAAG ACCGTGGACACCAGTCTTTGCCCTTTTGGAACACAAGTACATAGATAAGAAGGTAAATAACTGCGAAATAACGATGTAA
- the LOC123551023 gene encoding senecionine N-oxygenase-like, whose amino-acid sequence MSRLKICIIGAGPSGMSTLYHFARMEQMPEVVCYEKQSTWGGQWNVSWKTGLDENGEPVHSSMYKHMWCNGPKETYEYPDYTFEKHFGQATPSFPSRIVMRDYLEGRYTRGAPRGRNFKDYIHFNTAVRYVKYLHENDEFTVTVNDYNTGQTREETFSHVIVANGIFNTPNLPEFPGMNEFKGRILHSHDFRDARDFTGQRVLIIGAGYSGEDLVLQLLKFGAKNVILAYRSRPKGVTCIMPNGIEERPMVERFDFDKAYFEDKSSAEIDAVILATGYRNYFPFLEDRFRIPEESHVYPEGLYKASLFYQAGNNRLFYVGVQIQFNTFNYFEVIANWTCKFIVGELDDEPKEQKQMEADSNEWHKRASACASETDVVLFQTDLIDHLAVLGGYNRTVAKNKEGMMEWIRIHTTDILFRYIPYLALV is encoded by the exons ATGTCGCGTCTAAAAATCTGCATCATCGGTGCCGGACCTTCAGGCATGTCGACACTGTATCACTTTGCTAGAATGGAGCAAATGCCAGAAGTTGTTTGTTACGAGAAACAGAGCACCTGGGGAGGCCAATGGAATGTCTCGTGGAAAACTG GATTAGATGAAAACGGGGAGCCAGTTCACTCCAGCATGTACAAGCATATGTGGTGTAATGGACCAAAAGAGACATACGAGTATCCAGACTACACTTTTGAGAAACACTTCGGTCAGGCCACTCCGTCTTTCCCTTCACGCATTGTAATGAGAGATTATCTCGAAG GCCGTTATACGAGAGGAGCACCTCGTGGTCGAAACTTTAAAGACTATATACATTTCAATACAGCCGTCCGATATGTGAAGTACCTGCACGAAAATGATGAATTTACAGTTACAGTTAATGATTATAACACCGGACAGACACGAGAAGAAACGTTTTCACACGTTATTGTAGCAAATGGTATTTTCAACACACCAAATCTCCCAGAGTTCCCTGGTATGAACGAGTTCAAAGGTCGCATTCTGCATTCGCACGACTTTCGCGACGCTAGGGACTTTACTGGACAAAGGGTATTGATTATTGGCGCTGGTTATTCCGGCGAAGATCTTGTATTGCAGCTTCTTAAATTTGGCGCGAAAAACGTGATTCTCGCCTACAGGTCGAGACCTAAAGGAGTTACATGCATAATGCCTAACGGTATAGAAGAGAGACCAATGGTTGAGCGCTTTGATTTTGATAAAGCCTACTTCGAAGATAAGTCATCTGCAGAAATTGACGCAGTAATTTTAGCTACAGGCTACAGGAATTATTTCCCCTTTCTTGAAGACAGATTTAGGATACCGGAAGAATCACATGTCTATCCAGAGGGTTTGTACAAGGCTTCCTTGTTTTACCAAGCAGGAAACAACCGACTTTTCTATGTAGGTGTTCAAATACAGTTCAACACGTTCAATTACTTTGAAGTGATTGCAAACTGGACTTGCAA GTTTATCGTTGGCGAGCTAGATGATGAACCGAAAGAACAAAAGCAGATGGAGGCGGATTCGAATGAATGGCATAAACGTGCCAGCGCATGCGCTTCGGAAACGGATGTAGTTCTGTTTCAGACAGATTTGATTGACCATCTAGCAGTACTTGGTGGATATAACAGAACGGTCGCAAAGAACAAGGAAGGAATGATGGAATGGATCAGG attcaTACAACGGATATTCTTTtcagatatattccatatttagcCCTGGTatag
- the LOC128548743 gene encoding prostatic spermine-binding protein-like, translating into MTVFLQGMPGGRFSNLSGSGQKPGCTRDEYIETGWTSFKSRSSDVPVEQDLDTVNNDYDGSDNYDDCGVDVGGDDNDNDCVESNLDVDEGGNIDFRDEGGAGDDDDKCCDGVCAVDDSVCGDDDDDVDDDAAAGDYGIGNDNDGDDGGGGGGSDEVEEDYDMFYGCGDSCVYDDNDEV; encoded by the exons ATGACGGTTTTCCTGCAAGGTATGCCTGGCGGGCGGTTTTCAAATCTGTCAGGAAGCGGACAGAAACCGGGCTGCACCCGTGATGAATATATAGAAACCGGATGGACATCATTTAAGTCTCGCAGCTCAGATGTTCCGGTGGAACAG GATCTTGATACTGTTAATAACGATTATGATGGTAGTGATAACTATGATGATTGTGGTGTCGATGTTGGtggtgatgataatgataatgattgcGTTGAAAGTAATCTAGATGTTGATGAAGGTGGTAATATTGATTTTCGTGACGAAGGTGGTGCTGGTGATGACGATGATAAATGTTGTGATGGTGTCTGTGCTGTTGATGACAGTGTttgtggtgatgatgatgatgatgtagaCGATGATGCTGCTGCTGGTGATTATGGTATTGGTAATGATAACGATggtgatgatggtggtggtggtggtggcagTGATGAAGTTGAAGAAGATTATGATATGTTTTATGGTTGTGGCGATAGCTGTGTTTATGATGATAATGACGAAGTATAA
- the LOC123560667 gene encoding senecionine N-oxygenase-like encodes MSRPPRICIIGAGPSGLSTLYHFAKMEQMPEIVCYEKQSTWLGLWNVSWKTGLDENGEPVHTSMYKHMWCNGPYQAHEYYDYTVEQHFGGQITPSFPSRIVMRDYLEGRFTKGAPRGRNLKDFIHFNTAVRYVKYLDEKDEFTVTINDYNTGQTREETFSHVIVAAGIFSFPNLPEFPGMNEFKGRILHSHDFRDARNFTGQRVLVVGAGFTGEDLVLQLLKFGAKHTILAYRTRPKGDTCIMPDGVEERPMVERFDYNKAHFKDGSSAEIDAVILTTGYRNYFPFLEDRFRIPEETHPYPEGLYKACLFYKAGNNRLFYIGVLEQFNSFLYFEVMANWTCKYIMGQLPDEPKEQKEMEADCHRWIDRVNACASESDLLHFQTVLIAHLAELAGYNNDIARREELLLQLIKDRKESLGLANYRDGC; translated from the exons ATGTCGCGGCCGCCAAGAATATGCATCATTGGTGCCGGACCATCCGGATTGTCGACACTGTATCACTTTGCTAAAATGGAGCAGATGCCGGAAATTGTTTGTTACGAGAAACAAAGCACGTGGTTAGGTCTCTGGAACGTTTCGTGGAAAACAG GATTAGACGAAAACGGAGAACCTGTTCATACAAGTATGTACAAGCATATGTGGTGCAATGGACCATATCAAGCACATGAGTATTACGACTACACCGTAGAACAACACTTTGGTGGCCAGATAACTCCATCATTTCCTTCTCGTATTGTAATGAGAGATTATCTCGAAG GCCGATTTACGAAAGGAGCACCTCGTGGACGCAATCTGAAAGACTTTATACATTTCAACACCGCTGTTCGGTATGTGAAATACCTGGACGAGAAAGATGAATTCACGGTTACAATTAATGATTATAACACCGGACAGACACGGGAGGAAACGTTTTCACACGTTATTGTAGCAGCTGGCATATTCAGCTTTCCAAATCTCCCAGAATTCCCTGGCATGAATGAATTCAAAGGCCGAATACTGCATTCGCACGACTTTCGCGACGCTAGGAATTTTACTGGACAAAGGGTATTGGTCGTTGGTGCGGGTTTTACTGGTGAAGATCTTGTATTGCAACTTCTCAAATTTGGCGCCAAACACACAATTCTCGCCTACAGAACAAGACCAAAAGGAGATACATGCATAATGCCAGACGGTGTTGAAGAGAGACCAATGGTGGAACGTTTTGACTATAATAAGGCTCACTTCAAAGATGGGTCATCTGCAGAAATCGACGCCGTTATTTTGACTACAGGCTACAGGAACTATTTCCCCTTCCTAGAAGACAGATTTAGGATTCCAGAGGAAACGCATCCTTACCCAGAAGGATTGTACAAGGCGTGTTTGTTTTACAAGGCAGGAAACAACCGACTGTTTTATATAGGGGTTCTAGAACAATTTAATTCCTTTTTGTATTTCGAAGTCATGGCAAACTGGACTTGCAA ATACATTATGGGGCAACTACCAGATGAACCAAAAGAACAAAAAGAGATGGAAGCCGATTGTCATCGGTGGATTGATCGAGTGAACGCATGCGCATCGGAGTCGGATCTGCTTCATTTCCAAACAGTTTTGATAGCACATCTAGCAGAGTTAGCAGGTTATAATAACGATATTGCACGAAGAGAAGAACTCCTCCTTCAGCTGATAAAAGATAGGAAAGAAAGTTTAGGCCTTGCAAATTACAGAGACGGGTGTTAA